In Mycobacterium stomatepiae, the following are encoded in one genomic region:
- the aceA gene encoding isocitrate lyase ICL2, with translation MAIIDADTEVPAPFDEDFDQQIAATQRYFDDQRFAGKIRLYSARQVVEQRGTIPTDYTVAREAATAFYPRLRELFAQKKSITTFGPYSPGQAVSMKRMGIEGIYLGGWATSAKGSTTEDPGPDLASYPLSQVPEDAAVLVRALLTADRNQQYQRLHMSEQQRAAAKEYDYRPFIIADADTGHGGDPHVRNLVRRFVEAGVPGYHIEDQRPGTKKCGHQGGKVLVPSDEQIKRLNAARFQLDVMRVPGIIVARTDAEAANLIDSNSDERDQAFLLGATNLDIPSYKACFLALMRRFYELGVKELNGHLLYALADGEYGIANAWLERQGILGLVSDAVNQWRENGQDSIDDMFDQVESRFVAAWEDDAGLMTYSDAVAEVLAFGESENDELSSMSPDDWRKFAARTSHYAAREKARELGAAPDWSPELARTPEGYYQVRGGIPYAIAKSLAAAPFADILWMETKTADLADAKQFADAIHAEFPDQMLAYNLSPSFNWDTTGMSDEEMKQFPVELGKMGFVFNFITYGGHQIDGVAAEEFATNLRQDGMLALARLQRKMRLVESPYRTPQTLVGGPRSDAALAASSGRTGTTKAMGKGSTQHQHLVQTEVPKKLLEEWLALWSEHYQLGEKLRVTLRPRRAGSDVLELGIYGNDDEQLANVVVDPIKDRHGRSILQVRDQNTFGEKLRQKRLMTLIHLWLVNRFKADAVYYVTPTEDNLYQTEKMKSHGIFSEVYPEVGEIIVAEVNKPRIAELLKSDRVALRKLITKED, from the coding sequence ATGGCCATCATCGACGCGGACACCGAGGTCCCCGCACCGTTCGACGAAGACTTTGATCAACAAATAGCCGCCACGCAGCGATACTTCGACGATCAACGCTTTGCCGGGAAAATTCGCCTCTATTCCGCCCGCCAAGTAGTAGAGCAACGCGGCACGATACCGACCGACTACACCGTGGCCCGGGAAGCGGCGACGGCCTTCTATCCCCGGCTACGTGAGCTTTTCGCTCAGAAGAAGAGCATCACGACTTTCGGCCCGTACTCGCCCGGCCAGGCCGTGAGCATGAAGCGGATGGGCATCGAGGGCATCTACCTCGGCGGCTGGGCGACCTCCGCCAAGGGGTCCACCACCGAAGACCCGGGACCCGACCTAGCGAGCTACCCGCTGAGCCAGGTGCCCGAGGATGCCGCGGTGCTGGTGCGCGCGCTGCTGACCGCGGACCGCAACCAGCAGTACCAGCGGCTGCACATGAGCGAGCAGCAACGCGCCGCGGCCAAGGAGTACGACTACCGGCCATTCATCATCGCCGACGCCGACACCGGCCACGGCGGCGATCCGCACGTGCGCAACCTGGTCCGCCGTTTCGTCGAAGCCGGAGTGCCCGGCTACCACATCGAAGACCAGCGCCCGGGTACCAAGAAATGCGGTCATCAGGGCGGTAAGGTTCTGGTGCCGTCCGACGAGCAGATCAAGCGCCTGAACGCCGCCCGCTTCCAGCTCGACGTGATGCGGGTGCCAGGCATCATCGTGGCGCGCACCGACGCCGAGGCGGCGAACCTGATCGACAGCAACTCCGACGAGCGCGACCAGGCATTCCTGCTCGGGGCCACCAATTTGGACATTCCGTCCTACAAGGCCTGTTTCCTCGCGCTGATGCGCCGCTTCTACGAGCTGGGCGTCAAGGAGCTCAACGGTCATCTGTTGTACGCCCTCGCCGACGGCGAGTACGGCATCGCCAACGCGTGGCTCGAGCGGCAGGGAATCCTGGGCCTGGTCTCCGATGCAGTCAACCAGTGGCGGGAGAACGGACAAGACTCGATCGACGACATGTTCGACCAAGTCGAGTCGCGGTTCGTGGCCGCCTGGGAGGACGACGCCGGGCTGATGACCTACAGCGACGCCGTGGCGGAAGTGCTGGCATTCGGCGAAAGCGAAAACGACGAGCTGTCATCCATGAGCCCCGACGACTGGCGTAAGTTCGCCGCACGGACGTCGCACTACGCGGCCCGCGAAAAGGCCCGGGAGTTGGGTGCCGCACCGGACTGGAGCCCGGAGCTGGCACGGACGCCCGAGGGCTATTACCAGGTGCGGGGCGGCATTCCCTACGCAATCGCCAAGTCGTTGGCGGCGGCGCCGTTCGCCGACATCTTGTGGATGGAGACGAAGACCGCGGATCTCGCCGACGCCAAGCAGTTCGCGGATGCGATCCACGCCGAGTTCCCGGACCAGATGCTGGCCTACAACCTGTCGCCGTCGTTCAACTGGGACACCACCGGGATGAGCGATGAGGAGATGAAGCAGTTCCCCGTCGAGCTCGGCAAGATGGGCTTCGTCTTCAACTTCATCACCTACGGCGGGCACCAGATCGATGGCGTCGCCGCCGAGGAGTTCGCCACCAACCTGCGGCAGGACGGCATGCTGGCGCTGGCCCGGCTACAACGCAAGATGCGCCTGGTCGAGTCGCCGTACCGGACACCGCAGACGCTGGTCGGCGGACCGCGCAGCGACGCCGCGTTGGCCGCCTCGTCGGGCCGCACCGGGACCACGAAGGCGATGGGCAAGGGCTCGACGCAGCATCAGCACCTGGTGCAGACCGAGGTGCCGAAGAAGCTGCTGGAGGAGTGGCTGGCGCTGTGGAGCGAGCATTACCAGCTGGGCGAGAAACTCCGGGTGACGTTGCGGCCGCGCCGCGCCGGCTCGGACGTGCTCGAGCTCGGGATCTACGGCAACGACGACGAGCAATTGGCCAACGTCGTCGTCGATCCGATCAAGGACCGGCATGGCCGCAGCATCCTGCAGGTGCGCGACCAGAACACCTTCGGCGAGAAGCTTCGGCAGAAGCGCCTGATGACCCTGATTCACCTGTGGCTCGTCAACCGGTTCAAGGCCGACGCGGTCTACTACGTCACGCCGACCGAGGACAACCTCTATCAAACCGAGAAAATGAAGTCCCACGGGATCTTCAGCGAGGTCTACCCGGAGGTCGGCGAGATCATCGTCGCGGAGGTGAACAAGCCGCGTATCGCCGAGCTGCTCAAGTCCGATCGGGTGGCGCTGCGCAAGCTGATCACCAAGGAAGACTAG
- a CDS encoding NAD(P)H-dependent flavin oxidoreductase produces MSTKLTTRLTTFFGIEHPILLAPMDVVSGGRLAAAVTAAGGLGLIGGGYGDAEWLRREFDLAEGARVGCGFITWSAARDPELLDIALARQPATIMSSFSHPRAFADRIFGALVPFTCQVQTLEQTRQAIDAGADVIVAQGGEAGGHGMALRSTFTLVPQVVDLVAERSPETLVVAAGGIADGRGLAAALALGADGVLVGSRFVASAEALVSPGAVQRIVEAGGDDTVRTQVYDRVRQADWPPEYNGRVLRNSLIETWHGNEHELLTRLPEVLNSFAKAVAAEDFDSVTVPIGEAIGLVRDVRPAAEIVHGMARDAARILGRA; encoded by the coding sequence ATGAGCACGAAGCTGACGACCCGTCTTACGACATTCTTTGGCATCGAGCACCCGATCCTGCTGGCGCCGATGGACGTGGTTTCCGGGGGGCGGCTCGCGGCCGCGGTGACAGCAGCAGGCGGCCTGGGGCTGATCGGTGGAGGCTACGGTGACGCCGAATGGTTGCGACGCGAATTCGACTTGGCCGAGGGAGCAAGGGTCGGATGCGGATTCATTACCTGGAGCGCTGCCCGCGATCCCGAACTGCTGGACATAGCTTTGGCGCGACAGCCAGCCACGATCATGTCGTCGTTCAGCCATCCGCGCGCCTTCGCCGACCGCATTTTCGGCGCCCTTGTCCCCTTCACCTGTCAGGTCCAGACTCTCGAGCAGACACGCCAGGCCATCGATGCCGGCGCGGATGTCATAGTGGCGCAGGGCGGCGAGGCCGGCGGGCATGGAATGGCGCTGCGCTCCACCTTCACGCTGGTGCCCCAAGTGGTCGACCTCGTCGCCGAGCGTTCGCCCGAGACGCTGGTGGTGGCGGCTGGCGGTATCGCCGACGGCCGTGGCCTTGCGGCGGCGCTGGCGCTCGGCGCCGACGGTGTCTTGGTTGGAAGCAGGTTTGTTGCTTCGGCAGAGGCGCTGGTATCGCCGGGAGCTGTGCAGCGAATCGTCGAGGCCGGTGGCGACGACACTGTTCGCACACAAGTCTATGACCGTGTACGACAAGCGGATTGGCCGCCGGAATACAACGGGCGGGTGCTGAGAAATTCGTTGATCGAGACATGGCACGGCAACGAGCACGAACTCCTGACGCGCTTACCGGAGGTGCTGAACTCTTTCGCGAAAGCCGTTGCAGCAGAGGACTTTGACAGTGTCACCGTACCGATCGGTGAGGCGATCGGGCTCGTCCGCGATGTACGGCCCGCGGCCGAGATCGTGCATGGCATGGCGCGTGATGCCGCGCGAATCCTCGGCCGGGCGTGA
- a CDS encoding substrate-binding domain-containing protein has protein sequence MPDPWAQDTVARFERATGTTVSLIRTDDALAAVQQGRVNIAVVRGQVTSTAVRVVHLFNESRVAVCSVHSRLARRSELDWAQVPQWPLVVNVSSGTTGPWSWPPGEGPRTVVETSNFDEWIESVAADRGIGVIPDVAVRRNIHPGVRFIALNGAPQSEVSLAFLPRARNAELRRFVEAAVASAAECDS, from the coding sequence TTGCCCGATCCGTGGGCCCAAGACACCGTCGCCCGGTTCGAGCGGGCCACCGGAACGACGGTCAGTTTGATCCGCACCGACGATGCGCTGGCCGCGGTACAGCAGGGCCGGGTCAACATCGCGGTGGTGCGCGGCCAGGTGACCTCGACCGCAGTACGGGTCGTGCACCTGTTCAATGAGTCACGGGTGGCCGTGTGTTCGGTGCACTCCCGGCTGGCGCGCAGGTCGGAGTTGGACTGGGCCCAGGTCCCGCAATGGCCGCTGGTGGTCAACGTCTCCAGTGGCACCACCGGACCATGGTCGTGGCCGCCGGGCGAAGGCCCACGAACCGTCGTGGAGACATCGAATTTCGACGAGTGGATCGAATCCGTCGCCGCCGATCGAGGCATCGGCGTGATCCCCGACGTCGCCGTCCGGCGCAACATTCACCCTGGCGTCCGGTTCATCGCGCTGAATGGAGCGCCGCAGAGCGAGGTGTCCCTGGCCTTCCTGCCGCGCGCCCGCAACGCCGAGTTGCGCCGCTTCGTGGAGGCCGCGGTGGCGAGCGCCGCCGAGTGCGACAGCTGA
- a CDS encoding LLM class flavin-dependent oxidoreductase yields the protein MAKLRFGYFIAPFHRAGTNPTLALQRDLEFVQHLDALGFDEAWIGEHHSAGTELIASPEIFIGATAERTKRIKLCTGVISLAYHNPLWVADRLMMLDHLTRGRVIGGVGPGSLPTDSAMIGLNPADCRELLETNLDIVVRLLAGETVSAKTPTHELHNAKLQLAPYSDGGVPLAVAAVASPTGARLAGKHGIGLLSIGATLTVEGFNALQYHWDIVEERAAAFGTTVDRKNWSLVGPFHVAETDKQAREDVKFGLEHWFRYFQKVAAFPQMTMPGEQIDEMIDVINDNGAGVIGTPERARAQIQRMWDQSGGFGCMLQMGHEWANPAATKRSAELFAAEVMPHFQGQAQPTLDAAARASDAREGLAESQNQAVEHMTKKYQDELNAK from the coding sequence ATGGCGAAGCTCAGGTTTGGATATTTCATCGCGCCATTTCACCGCGCGGGCACCAACCCCACGCTGGCATTGCAGCGCGACCTCGAGTTCGTCCAGCATCTCGACGCCCTGGGCTTCGACGAAGCATGGATCGGCGAACATCACTCGGCCGGCACCGAACTCATCGCATCGCCGGAAATCTTCATCGGCGCCACCGCGGAGCGGACCAAGCGGATCAAGCTCTGCACCGGAGTCATCTCGCTGGCCTATCACAACCCGCTCTGGGTGGCCGACCGGCTGATGATGCTGGACCACCTCACCCGCGGCCGCGTGATCGGCGGAGTGGGACCCGGCTCGCTGCCGACCGACTCGGCGATGATCGGGCTCAACCCCGCCGACTGCCGCGAACTGCTGGAAACCAACCTCGACATCGTGGTCCGACTGCTGGCGGGGGAGACCGTCAGCGCCAAGACCCCGACGCACGAGCTGCACAACGCCAAGCTGCAGCTGGCCCCGTACTCCGACGGCGGAGTCCCGCTGGCGGTCGCCGCGGTCGCCTCGCCGACGGGCGCGCGGCTGGCCGGCAAGCACGGCATCGGCCTGCTCTCCATTGGGGCGACCCTGACGGTCGAGGGCTTCAACGCGCTGCAATATCACTGGGACATCGTCGAAGAACGCGCGGCGGCATTCGGCACCACGGTCGACCGTAAGAACTGGAGCCTGGTCGGGCCGTTCCACGTCGCCGAAACCGACAAACAGGCGCGCGAGGACGTGAAGTTCGGCCTCGAGCACTGGTTCCGGTACTTCCAGAAGGTGGCCGCGTTCCCGCAGATGACGATGCCGGGCGAACAGATCGACGAAATGATCGACGTCATCAACGACAACGGCGCCGGCGTGATCGGTACCCCGGAGCGCGCGCGGGCCCAGATCCAGCGGATGTGGGATCAGTCCGGCGGCTTCGGCTGCATGCTGCAGATGGGCCACGAGTGGGCCAATCCGGCGGCCACCAAACGGTCCGCCGAATTGTTCGCCGCCGAAGTGATGCCGCATTTCCAGGGCCAGGCACAGCCGACCCTGGATGCGGCCGCGCGTGCCAGCGATGCCCGCGAAGGCCTCGCGGAGTCGCAGAATCAGGCCGTCGAGCACATGACGAAGAAGTACCAGGACGAGCTCAACGCCAAGTAG
- a CDS encoding ArsR/SmtB family transcription factor, whose translation MATSDRVFLALANPVRRELLEILTRQQLSAGELSDRFALSRPAVAEHLKVLRDAGLVADDPHGRRRIYRLTAEPLAELGEWLHPFEKFWRARLAAPADAAEELE comes from the coding sequence GTGGCGACCTCGGATCGCGTCTTTCTCGCTCTGGCGAATCCGGTCCGACGCGAGCTGTTGGAGATTCTGACGCGCCAGCAACTTTCCGCGGGCGAGCTCAGCGATCGGTTTGCACTCAGTCGCCCCGCGGTCGCCGAGCATCTCAAGGTGCTTCGTGACGCCGGACTGGTGGCCGACGACCCGCACGGCCGGCGCCGAATCTACCGCCTCACCGCTGAGCCACTCGCCGAACTCGGCGAGTGGCTGCACCCCTTCGAGAAGTTCTGGCGCGCGCGGCTGGCCGCGCCGGCGGACGCAGCAGAGGAGCTGGAATGA
- a CDS encoding tautomerase family protein, giving the protein MPLLYFDLIEGRTPSEIQALLDAAHDAVLGAFAVPPGDRYQVVRTHPAHEIVAWDTGLGIDRSARLVIVHVVSRQRTRAMKERFYELLAANLAERCGVDPADLIVSITENGDEDWSFGHGRAQFLTGELK; this is encoded by the coding sequence ATGCCGCTGCTGTACTTCGACCTGATCGAGGGTCGCACGCCGTCGGAGATCCAGGCGTTGCTGGACGCCGCGCATGACGCCGTCCTCGGCGCGTTCGCGGTCCCGCCGGGCGACCGCTACCAGGTGGTGCGCACTCATCCCGCGCACGAGATCGTGGCCTGGGACACCGGTCTCGGCATCGACCGCTCGGCACGGCTGGTGATTGTGCACGTGGTCAGTCGCCAGCGCACTCGCGCCATGAAGGAACGGTTCTACGAATTGTTGGCGGCCAACCTCGCCGAGCGATGCGGCGTCGACCCGGCCGATCTGATCGTGTCGATCACCGAAAACGGGGACGAGGATTGGTCTTTCGGTCACGGTCGCGCGCAGTTCCTCACCGGAGAACTGAAATGA
- a CDS encoding synaptic vesicle VAT-1 family membrane protein — MRAVVITKHGDPSVLQVQQRPDPPVPGPGQLQVAVRAAGVNFADHLARVGLYPDAPKLPAVVGYEVAGVVAAVGDGVEPGRIGERVLAGTRFGGYAETVNVAASDSVVLPDALSFEQGAAVPVNYATAWAALHGYGSLRHGERVLIHAAAGGVGTAAIQFAKAAGAEVHGTASPAKHRKLAEFGVDRAIDYRRDGWWKDVGPYDLILDALGGTSLRRSYDLLRPGGRLVGYGVSSLQQGEKRSLRRAAPQVLSMLRGFNLMDQLSASKTVIGLNMLRLWDDRGTLQPWIAPLTEALHDGTISPIVHAVVPFDEAPTAHRILAARENIGKVVLVP, encoded by the coding sequence ATGCGTGCGGTCGTCATCACCAAGCATGGGGACCCATCGGTCCTTCAAGTGCAGCAACGCCCGGACCCACCCGTGCCGGGGCCGGGCCAGCTGCAGGTCGCGGTCCGCGCCGCGGGGGTGAACTTCGCCGATCACCTCGCTCGCGTCGGACTGTACCCCGACGCGCCGAAACTCCCAGCGGTCGTCGGCTACGAAGTCGCCGGTGTCGTCGCGGCCGTCGGCGACGGCGTCGAACCCGGCCGTATCGGCGAACGGGTCTTGGCCGGAACGCGATTCGGCGGCTACGCCGAGACCGTCAACGTTGCCGCCTCCGATTCGGTGGTACTTCCCGACGCGCTCAGTTTCGAACAAGGTGCCGCCGTCCCGGTCAACTACGCGACCGCCTGGGCGGCGCTGCACGGTTACGGTTCGCTGCGCCACGGTGAGCGGGTGTTGATTCACGCCGCGGCGGGAGGCGTCGGGACCGCGGCCATCCAGTTCGCCAAGGCGGCCGGCGCCGAAGTCCACGGCACCGCGTCGCCGGCCAAACATCGCAAGCTCGCGGAGTTCGGCGTGGACCGCGCGATCGACTACCGTCGCGACGGGTGGTGGAAGGACGTCGGCCCGTACGACCTGATCCTCGACGCGCTGGGCGGAACATCGTTGCGGCGCTCGTACGATTTGCTGCGGCCCGGCGGAAGGCTTGTGGGCTATGGAGTTTCGTCGTTGCAGCAGGGCGAGAAGCGATCGTTGCGGCGGGCGGCGCCGCAGGTGCTGTCGATGCTGCGCGGTTTCAATCTGATGGACCAGCTCTCGGCCTCAAAAACCGTGATCGGCCTGAACATGCTGCGGCTGTGGGACGATCGCGGCACGCTGCAGCCCTGGATCGCCCCGCTGACCGAAGCGCTGCACGACGGCACCATCTCGCCGATCGTGCACGCGGTCGTCCCGTTCGACGAGGCGCCCACCGCGCACCGGATCCTGGCGGCGCGCGAGAACATCGGGAAGGTGGTTCTGGTCCCATGA
- a CDS encoding YbhB/YbcL family Raf kinase inhibitor-like protein, giving the protein MRLRRIGVVLGAMALALASGAGGAHAAPDSPLTISSPAFADGAPIPSRYTCKGMDMSPPLTWSAPLGGALVVDDPDAPGGTYIHWIVVGLAPGTGSVVDGGTPRGGVTLPNSNGQSLYGGPCPPPGSGVHHYRFTLYQLPNDYQLPGGLAGAQAAQTIAGAATAQAQLTGTFFR; this is encoded by the coding sequence ATGAGACTTCGACGAATCGGGGTCGTGCTCGGCGCGATGGCGTTGGCACTCGCGTCCGGCGCCGGCGGTGCTCACGCGGCACCGGACTCGCCGCTTACGATCAGCAGTCCGGCCTTCGCCGACGGTGCGCCGATACCGTCGCGGTACACCTGCAAAGGGATGGACATGTCCCCACCTCTGACCTGGTCGGCACCGTTGGGAGGCGCACTTGTCGTCGACGACCCCGATGCGCCCGGCGGGACATACATCCACTGGATTGTGGTCGGCCTCGCCCCGGGGACGGGCAGCGTCGTCGATGGCGGGACTCCACGCGGTGGGGTCACGCTGCCGAACTCCAACGGCCAGAGTTTGTACGGCGGACCATGTCCGCCGCCGGGTAGCGGAGTGCACCACTACCGGTTCACGCTGTACCAGCTGCCCAACGATTACCAGCTCCCCGGCGGGCTGGCCGGCGCGCAGGCCGCGCAGACCATTGCCGGCGCCGCGACCGCGCAGGCGCAGCTGACCGGAACGTTCTTCAGATGA
- a CDS encoding MBL fold metallo-hydrolase, giving the protein MRFAWERLTPTVYRCRLPFCDVTVGLVRGRAGALIVDSGTTLTEAAAIDADVRQLTGGPVTHVVLTHKHFDHVLGSSFFTDAEIYCSAEVVDYLSSAHDEIRADALSHGADATEIDRAIAALRPPQRGRYDAVIDLGDRDVRVIHPGRGHTTSDLILVVPGLDEHDHRVVVFTGDLIEESADPSIDADSDVTAWPATLDRLRAIGGREAIYVPGHGKVVDAEFIRRQRAWLLKRSG; this is encoded by the coding sequence ATGCGATTCGCCTGGGAACGACTCACCCCCACCGTGTATCGCTGTCGGCTTCCGTTCTGCGACGTCACCGTCGGCCTGGTGCGCGGGCGTGCCGGTGCGCTCATCGTCGATAGCGGCACCACGCTGACCGAGGCGGCCGCGATCGACGCGGACGTCCGACAACTCACCGGGGGCCCCGTCACCCATGTCGTGTTGACGCACAAGCATTTCGACCATGTGCTGGGTTCCTCGTTCTTCACCGACGCCGAGATCTATTGCTCGGCCGAGGTGGTCGACTACCTGTCGTCGGCCCACGACGAGATTCGCGCCGACGCGTTGAGTCATGGTGCCGACGCGACCGAGATCGACCGGGCGATCGCGGCTTTGCGCCCGCCGCAGCGCGGCCGCTACGACGCCGTCATCGACCTCGGTGACCGCGACGTGCGCGTCATTCACCCGGGTCGCGGCCACACCACATCGGACCTGATCCTGGTGGTCCCCGGGCTCGACGAGCACGATCACCGCGTCGTGGTGTTCACCGGTGACCTCATCGAAGAGTCCGCCGACCCGTCCATCGACGCCGACTCCGATGTGACGGCCTGGCCGGCAACGCTCGATCGGCTGCGGGCGATCGGTGGGCGAGAAGCGATCTACGTCCCGGGTCACGGGAAGGTCGTCGACGCGGAGTTCATCCGCCGCCAACGGGCGTGGTTGCTCAAACGTTCGGGCTAG
- a CDS encoding LysR family transcriptional regulator gives MGVLDGGRVELRHLRAFEAVARLQSFTRAADELAITQPALSRTIQQLEDALGVTLLDRSSRHVEMTHAGRTFFDHVERVLAELERGVDAVRRQTSIRLGFS, from the coding sequence ATGGGCGTGCTGGACGGAGGCCGCGTCGAGTTGCGTCACCTGCGGGCGTTCGAGGCAGTGGCGCGACTGCAGTCGTTCACGCGCGCGGCCGATGAGCTCGCGATCACCCAACCCGCCCTGAGCCGCACTATCCAGCAGTTGGAAGACGCGCTCGGCGTCACCCTGCTCGACCGCAGCTCCCGCCACGTGGAGATGACGCACGCGGGGCGGACCTTCTTCGACCACGTCGAAAGGGTTCTCGCCGAACTCGAACGGGGTGTGGACGCCGTGCGTCGCCAGACGAGTATTCGCCTGGGATTCAGCTAG
- a CDS encoding phytoene desaturase family protein, protein MSKTEYDAIVVGAGHNGLTAAAILQRAGLRTVCLEANTYAGGMAATVELIDGFRYEIAGSVQFPMASQLTKDLGLDTLPAIEPEVMSVNIGENGEEPMVFYRDPMQLMAHLGEKHGMEAVMGMAALIAWSQAPARALGRFDVCQPPKTIDEMYSCATNDAERRAIHEMLFGSAMDVIDRYLPDHSKHAVMRGMLAFLAVNSTYRGPYTPGSAACLAFALAVPDESTAMMTKLKGGIGALTEHLRELFLSHGGEIRFRTKVEEILVDNQKTSGVRLRDGSTISAPIVVSNLSPDVTLTELIAPEHVPAELVSRVSGRDHRASFVQIHFALDGLPEFAPPYEFLNADGMQQSIGIFGSPEEQQRQWEICRQGLIPDNPSMGMQIPSVHDPAMAPPGKHAASAFAYAFPVEVDRAEHGHLKNDMAQRVIDKITKFAPNFKDIMIRHITFTPYHMNTMFGAPAGDFCHGLLHPDLMGPNRPGPKGFLDMPIPIDGLYLGGAGCHGGPGITFTPGYNAAYQILDDR, encoded by the coding sequence ATGAGCAAGACGGAATACGACGCGATCGTGGTGGGCGCCGGGCACAACGGCCTGACCGCAGCGGCAATCCTGCAGCGCGCCGGCCTGCGAACCGTGTGCCTGGAAGCCAACACCTATGCGGGCGGCATGGCGGCGACGGTCGAATTGATCGACGGCTTCCGTTACGAGATCGCGGGTTCGGTGCAGTTCCCGATGGCCAGCCAACTCACCAAGGACCTCGGACTTGACACGCTGCCCGCGATCGAGCCCGAGGTGATGTCGGTCAATATCGGCGAAAACGGGGAAGAGCCAATGGTCTTCTATCGCGACCCGATGCAGCTGATGGCCCACTTGGGTGAGAAACATGGCATGGAGGCGGTGATGGGAATGGCCGCGCTGATCGCCTGGAGCCAGGCACCCGCACGCGCACTCGGCCGCTTCGACGTGTGCCAGCCGCCCAAGACGATCGACGAAATGTATTCCTGCGCAACCAACGACGCCGAACGTCGAGCGATTCACGAAATGCTGTTCGGCTCGGCCATGGATGTGATCGATCGCTATCTGCCGGATCACAGCAAGCACGCGGTGATGCGCGGCATGCTGGCGTTTTTGGCCGTCAACTCCACCTACCGCGGCCCATACACGCCGGGCAGCGCCGCGTGTCTGGCGTTCGCGCTGGCGGTTCCCGACGAGAGCACGGCGATGATGACCAAGCTCAAGGGCGGCATCGGTGCGCTCACCGAACACCTGCGCGAGCTATTCCTCTCCCATGGCGGCGAGATCCGCTTCCGTACCAAGGTCGAGGAGATCCTCGTCGACAATCAGAAGACGTCCGGCGTGCGGCTGCGCGACGGTTCGACGATCTCAGCGCCGATCGTGGTGTCGAATCTGTCACCCGACGTGACTCTGACCGAGCTGATTGCGCCTGAACACGTTCCCGCCGAACTGGTTTCACGCGTCTCCGGTCGCGACCATCGCGCCTCGTTCGTGCAGATTCATTTCGCGCTCGACGGGCTGCCGGAGTTCGCGCCGCCGTATGAGTTCCTCAACGCCGACGGTATGCAACAGTCGATCGGTATCTTCGGCTCGCCCGAAGAGCAACAGCGGCAATGGGAGATCTGTCGGCAGGGCCTCATTCCGGACAACCCGTCGATGGGTATGCAGATCCCATCTGTGCACGACCCCGCCATGGCGCCGCCTGGGAAGCACGCGGCAAGTGCGTTCGCCTACGCCTTTCCGGTCGAAGTCGACCGCGCCGAGCATGGCCACCTGAAAAATGATATGGCACAGCGTGTTATCGACAAGATCACCAAATTCGCGCCGAACTTCAAGGACATCATGATCCGGCACATCACCTTCACGCCGTACCACATGAACACGATGTTCGGCGCGCCCGCCGGCGACTTTTGCCACGGTCTGTTGCATCCGGATTTGATGGGGCCCAACCGTCCCGGCCCGAAGGGCTTCCTGGACATGCCGATTCCGATCGACGGCCTGTACCTGGGCGGCGCGGGATGCCATGGCGGCCCGGGTATTACGTTCACTCCCGGCTACAACGCGGCCTATCAGATTCTAGACGACCGATAG
- a CDS encoding TetR/AcrR family transcriptional regulator — MTIGMNRHELRRRSTHEALRQAALKSFADKGFANVTVTQLAAEAGVTERTFFRHFPTKESVLFQDYETQLEWLAEALAQRPDSESLFDAVLASVAAFPHDLEVVRQAATARTELISAERIAGHLRVVQSSFAAVLTEFITKRNPGAPGIALGAEVAGSALAAALVVAVEHWGRHGCVEDLGELVAASLDLVRSGLAPLA, encoded by the coding sequence ATGACCATCGGAATGAATCGCCACGAGCTGCGCCGTCGATCGACGCACGAGGCGCTGCGCCAGGCCGCGCTAAAGAGCTTCGCGGACAAGGGCTTTGCGAATGTGACGGTCACGCAGCTGGCGGCCGAAGCCGGCGTGACGGAACGCACCTTCTTCCGGCACTTCCCGACCAAGGAGTCGGTGCTGTTCCAGGACTACGAGACGCAGTTGGAATGGCTGGCCGAAGCGCTCGCGCAACGACCGGACTCCGAGTCGCTGTTCGACGCGGTGCTGGCCAGTGTCGCGGCCTTCCCACACGATCTCGAAGTGGTCCGGCAGGCCGCGACCGCGCGCACCGAATTGATCAGCGCGGAGCGCATCGCGGGTCACCTGCGGGTGGTGCAATCCTCGTTCGCCGCGGTGCTGACGGAATTCATCACCAAACGCAACCCGGGCGCGCCCGGCATCGCGCTTGGCGCCGAGGTCGCCGGCTCGGCGTTGGCCGCGGCTCTCGTTGTGGCAGTGGAGCATTGGGGCCGCCACGGCTGTGTCGAGGACCTCGGCGAGCTGGTGGCGGCCAGTCTGGATCTGGTCCGCTCGGGTCTGGCGCCGCTGGCTTAG